The segment TGCTTCGGAAGCTATCTGGGTATCAGCCATAGGAAGAAACTCTTCTAAAGCTTCCAGTATAACTACATTAGAGCCTAATCTTGACCATACACTTCCTAATTCAAGACCAATTGCTCCTGCGCCAATTACTCCTAAATTTCCTGGTACTTTCTTTAATCTTAGTGCTCCAGTAGAATTAAGAATTATTTCTTGATCTATATTCAATCCCGGCAAATCTATTGGTTTAGATCCTGTTGCTATTATAATTTTATCTCCAAAAACCTCTTTAACTGAGCCATCTTTTAGATTAATTAGTACCTTATTTGAATCCTGAAGAATAGCCTCTCCCATTAAGGTATTGACCTTATTTAACTTAAAGAGTCCTGCTACTCCTGATGTCAATCCAGAAACAATCTTGTCTTTCCGAGACATCATAGATTCAATATTCATCTTTAGATTTTCTAATTCAATACCATGTATTGAAAAATCTGATGAAGCATTTCTAAAATGATAGGAACTATCTAACAAAGCTTTCGAAGGTATACATCCCACATTAAGGCAAGTTCCCCCTAAAATTGCTGTTTCTTCAGATCCACATTTCTCAATACAAAGAACATTAAGTCCTAATTGTGCGGATCTTATGGCAGCTACATAACCACCTGGACCTGAGCCTACAATAATTACATCGTAGTGATCGGACATACTTCCTCCTTTTATACTTTTTTCTTTCTTTGTACCAATTTATTTTTAATTTCTGATATTGCCTTTGTAGGATTTAACCCTTTAGGACAAACAGAAGTACAATTCATAATTCCGTGACATCGATAAACACTAAAAGCATCCTCTAAATTATCTAACCTTTCTTCAGTAGCTTCATCTCTTGTGTCAGCTATAAATCTCCAAGATTGTAATAAAGCAGCTGGGCCCAAAAATTTATCTGGGTTCCACCAAAACGAAGGACAAGCTGTCGTGCAACAACCGCAAAGTATACATTCATACAAACCATCTAACTCTTCACGTTCTTCGGGAGACTGAGTTCTTTCTTGTTCTGGAGCATTAGTTTCTGTAATTAGATATGGCTTTACTTTTTCTAATTGATCAAAAAATTGCTTCATATCAACAATCAAATCTCGAATTATAGGAAGGCCAGGTAAAGGTCTTAAAATTATTTTATTATTTCTTAAAACTTCTGATAGAGGAGTCACGCAAGCCAATCCATTCTTTCCATTTATATTCATACCATCTGAACCACACACTCCTTCTCTACATGACCTTCTATAGGCAAGTGAAGGTTCTTTCTCCTTCGCTAAATGTAAAAGATCTAAAACCATAATATCTTTTTCAGCAGGCACATCTATTTCTAATTCCTGCATGTAAGGATCCCTATCATCTTTTTCTTGATAACGATAAACGCTTAAGGTGACTGTTTTATATTCCGTAAAAGGAATGGACTCTAGAGGTATAGTTGAGCTCATCTCAATAAGACCTTACTGCTGGTTGAAAAGCTTGGACTGTTTTGGGTCTAAAATTAACCTCTCTTTTTGAAACGGATTTATCTGAAGAAAAATAGATAGAGTGTGCTAACCAATTCTCATCATCGCGATCAGGAAAGTCATCTCTGGCGTGAGCTCCTCTGCTTTCTTTTCTTTCGTTTGCTGTGATAGCAGTTGCTTCTGCAACTTCGAATAGATTTTGCATCTCTAATGCTTCTATTCTAGCTGTATTAAACTCTGACGATTTATCTGGCATAAAAATATTATCTACATCCTCATGCATATTTTCAATTTCTTTTATCCCAACTTGCATAAGATCTTCTCGTCTGAATACACCAAAATTCGTTTGCATATTTTCCTGCATCTCTTTTTTTAATTCGCTAGCTTGCTTCCCTTGAGAAGATTCATTAAGTTTATTAAGTCTTTCTGCTGCTTTTTCTATGTCATCAGCATTTGGTTTAGCTAATTCTATACCTTGTTTCATCGATTTTTCTATATGGATTCCTGCTGCTCTTCCAAATACAACTAGATCTAATAAAGAGTTACCACCTAGTCGATTTCCACCATGAACCGAGACACAAGCTACCTCACCAGCTGCATATAGACCTTTCACTGGAGTATCCTCTCCATTAATCCTTGTTAAAACCTCACCATTTAAGTTTGTAGGGATTCCTCCCATCATATAATGACAAGTGGGTACAACTGGGATAGGGGAGACTGCAGGGTCAACACCTGCAAAAGTTTTAGAAAGTTCAGTTACTCCTGGCAATCTCTTATGCACCACTTCAGGTCCTAAATGATCTAACTTTAAATATATATGATCTGCCTTTGGTCCCACACCTCTTCCTTCTATAATTTCTAGCGCCATAGATCTTGCTACAACATCTCTGCCAGCTAGATCTTTTGCGTTTGGGGCATATCTTTCCATGAATCTTTCACCATCTTTATTTATCAAGATACCGCCTTCCCCTCTGCATCCCTCAGTTACCAAAGTACCTGCTCCATAGATTCCTGTAGGATGAAATTGCCACATTTCAATGTCTTGTACTGGCAAGCCTGCTCTTAAAGCCATTCCTATTCCATCTCCAGAATTAATTAAAGCATTTGTTGTAGAAGCATATATCCTTCCCGCTCCTCCAGTAGCTAAAACTGTTGCTTTTGATCTTATAAAACATATTTCTCCACTTGCTATCTCAAAAGCAACAACTCCGACCACATCTTTATTGACATTTAGAACAAGATCAACGACAAACCACTCATTTAAAAAACTTGTTCCCGCTTTTAAATTGGCTTGATACAAAGTATGAAGTAAAGAATGACCGGTTCTATCTGCAGCTGCACAAGTCCTAGATGCTTGACCTCCTTTTCCGTAATCTTTAGATTGGCCACCAAAAGGTCGCTGATAAATTCTTCCTTCTTCTGTTCTTGAAAATGGTAATCCCATATGCTCCAATTCAAAAATTGCCTTTGGGCCAACGCTACACATATATTCAATTGCTTCTTGATCACCTATATAGTCTGACCCTTTTACAGTATCAAACATATGCCATCTCCAATCATCATCCGGATCATCACTGGCTATAGCACAAGTAATGCCTCCTTGTGCCGAGACAGTATGAGATCTAGTAGGAAAAACCTTAGATAAGACGGCAGTATTAAGGCCAGATTGAGCAAGCTGCAAGGAGGCTCGCATACCCGCACCCCCTCCTCCAATAATAATCCCATCAAAATCTTTAACTGGAAGATCTTTAGCCGTAATAGTTTCGTTTACTAACATAATTGTTTACCAAATAATAAAAAGTGACCAAATCAGGATTATTAAAATAATTAGAGCACAAATTAATCTATAACCTCCATAAATATATCTTGAAAATGATCCTAACATGCGCGGAGTCAAGTAATCAGTGCCGACTACCCAAGTACCTAACCATGCATGAATAGAAAAAGCCATAGTGCTAAGGGAAGTAAATATTTTCATCCAGAAGGAATTATATAATTGATTCCAAAAATCAAAACTAATAGGAGAATTCAAAATAAGAATTGAGCTTACAACCAGAAAATAAGCTGCAAGAATAATTGCTGAAATTCTAATCCATATATAGTCTCTAGTTCCTGAACCTAATATTCCTTTCATGTCTACCATAAAAATACTATGGATAATAAAAGAGAGCACATAAATAAAAAAAGAGTTACCCAACTTAGTATTTGGGAAGATCGAAGAGTTTCTCCTATTCCAAAAAAATCTGCTAATAGATGCTTTATGCCAGCCAGGAGATGATAGAGAAAAGCTGACACCATAAGTATCATAAAAACTTTTAAAAATGGTGTTTCAAGTTGGACAAGTAGAGATTGAAAACTTGATTTAGAGCTTAATGAACGATCTAAAATCCAAACAAAAGATAAAAAACCAAAAAAGATAGCTACTCCACATATCCTATGTAATATTGATACAACACCACTTATAGGCAAATGCATTGTAGTTAAATCTAAATTTACAGGTCTAGTATCTTTTTCAATCACTGTATTAATTTTGAATTATTTTAGGTCTTAGGCGCGACGAGGAGTTAATTATAGATTGAGTAAAGGTTAATGCAATGACTATTTATCGAGATTTAAACTTGGTAAAAGTAAGAAAATTAAGATTAAAATAGGTAGAATCATCATAAATGGCAGGTCTCTAGAAATTTCGTATAAAAAACCACCACTTAAAGGCCCTATAGTAAAGCCAAGTCCAGGAGCAACCATGGCTAAGCCTACAGCAGCGCCTTGATTTTTAGAACTCGAATTCAAAGAAGCTGTTGCTGTATACCCTGGTGAAGCAAGACCCATTGCAATACCTATTGACGACATCCCAAAAACGATAATCAAAAAATTAGGTGAAAAAACTATTAATAATGATCCTGCAGCAAAAAAAGGTAATGAATACTTCAACAAATTAATCGATGGTCCAATGTATTTTTGAACAAAAGTTAGTTGTACTAAGATAGAAGCCGCTGCCATAGAACCAAGTGATGCAGCAGAATAAGAGGCCGTCTGATAGAAATCAAAGTTAAATCTATCTTGAAGATAAAAAGCAGTGACTGATTGAATAATTGCAAAAGAGATAAAAACAAGCGTACCAATTACCATCAGTAATCTTAAGTTCTTATCTAGTACTTTACTGAAATCTTCTTGTCCAGCTAGATCTATTGCCTTCAATTCAGATTCAGGTAAATAAATAAATACTACAATAAATATTAATAATGTAATGAGAGTCATTATTAGAATAGGAGTCAGTAAACTTAATGATGGCGTGTCTGAACTAAAAAAACTAAAACCTACTAAAGTTCCAACCAGAACGGGACCTAAAATAGTTCCTAAATTATTTGCTGCTCCAAACTTACCCATCCCTGCAGACCTTTCTTCTTCTGAAGTTATATCTGCGATATAAGCTCCAGTAGCAGGGCGCTGACCAGCTACCAAAGAAGAATTCAAGATCCTTACAAATAAAATTAACGAGAAAATAAAAATAAAAGAAAAAGTCTTAGTAAGGCCTTGGTAGACAATAAATGAAAACAACAATGTAGTAATAACATACCCAATCAAACCCAATAATAAAACTTTTTTTCTTCCTACTCTATCGCTCAATCTTCCCCAAGAAGGAGTTAACACCAAAAAAACTAAAGAAGAAGTGGAGATGATTGATGTTATTTGAGTTTCAGTAAATCCAAATTCCCTTCCCAGGATAGGCATGATTTGCCAATATACTGACTGGCCCATGCTTATAAAAACAATAGCCATCATAAGAACCCAGATAATTCTATCTGAGTTTTTGTGACTTTGAGAAATTATATTACTCACTCTCTTTATCCAGTCTCAATAGAAATGCATATTCCATTGCTACTTCATTGAGACTAGCAAATCTTCCACTAACCCCGCTATGACCTGCCTTTAGATTCATTTTCATAATAATGGGGTTCAAAGATGTAGAATAATCTCTTAGTTTGGCTACATATTTTGCTGGCTCAAAATACTGAACTTGGGAGTCCCAAAATCCGGCTGTCACGAATATAGCTGGATAAAATAATGCTTTGATATTGTCATAAGGAGAGTAACTAAGCATATAATTAAACTCATCTTTATTTTCTGGATTTCCCCACTCTTCGTACTCTCCAGTTGTAAGAGGGATAGAAGGATCAGACATAGTGGTTATTACATCAACAAAAGGAACATTAGAAATTATGCCTTTAAAAAGTTCTGGTTCCATATTTATAACGGCACCCATTAATAAACCACCAGCGCTTCCTCCTCCTGCATAAACTTTATTTGGAGAACCAAAACCTAAATCTATTAGTTCTTTTGTGGTATCAATAAAATCATAGAAAGTATTTTTCTTCTTGAACATTTTACCATCTTCATACCATGCCCTTCCAAGCTCTTGTCCACCTCTAACATGTGAAATGGCATATACAAATCCCCTATCTAGTAAAGAAAGTCGAGTTGAACTAAAGCTTGCATCAATTGAGTGGCCATAGGACCCATAACCATAAATGAATAATGGATTCACACCTTTTACAAACTTATCTTTTCTATACACTAATGACACGGGAACATAGGTTCCATCGCGAACTTTTATATTTAATCTCTTAACAAGATAATTATTTTTTTCGAAATTACCCTTTACTTCAGCCTCTTTCAAAAGGACTTTTCTCGCCGTTTTCAAAGAAACTGAATATATGCTATCTGGTACTCTTAGACTGCTATATCCAATATTTAACTTACTTGTCTCATATTCTGGATTAGCAGATAAATATAAACTATAAGACGGATCATTGAACTTTAGTGTCTTTTGATTTTTTGCTTGAGGATCGAAAATTAATATCTGGCTAAGACCTTTTACTCTTCTTTTAATCACCAAATTAGAAGGAAAAGTTAAAAATGATTGTATTAGTTGATCTTTGTTATGCTTGATTAACTCTTTCCATTTATTTTTCTTATGTACTGCACTAATTTTTGACTCCATGATCCTAAAATTCTTTGCCTTCCAGTTAGTCAATATAACAAATCTATCTCCATCATCTTCAATAGAGTAAATATGATCATCTTCTCTTGGTAAAACTACTAAAAGCTTTGATAGAGGCTTATCAGCCTCCATTAACCTAACCTCTGAACTATTAGAACTACTTATATCTAATTCTATATATTTCTTTGATCTAGAGTTTCCTACCGACAAATAAAAAGTATCGTCTCTCTCCTCGTAGACTAGTTCATCCAGATTTTGATTTTCTCCAATAGAGTGCCTGTACAACCTATAAGGTAATAAAGTTTCTGGATGCCTAAGGACATAAAAAAAGAAATTTCCATCTGCAGACCACGCCATATCTCCAGATGTATTTTTTAGAGATATCTCAGATTCTTTTTGCGAATCAATGTCACGAAAAAATATTTCATACTCTCTCCTGCCCGACACATCTTGAGCATAGGCAATAATATTTTCAGAAGGTGCAATACTCCAGTTTGCTATTTGATAAAACTCAGATCCTGATGCAAGTTCATTTACATCTAAAATTACATTCTCCTTGCTATTCTTAGATTTTCTTCTTACATATATTGGATGTTCCTTTTCGGGCTTATATCTCCTGAAGTACTCAAAAGAGCCCATCCTAATTGGCACCGAATCTTCCTTTCTTGGAACCCTTGAAACAATTTCATCAAATAATTCTTTTCTAGAATCAAGATCAGATTTAAACCACTTCTCTGTGTATACATTTTCTTTCTTCAAATGACTAATAATTTTCTTACTTTTTCTAGAATCATCCCTCATCCAATGATAGTTATCTATCCTTTCAACGCCATGAGCTTGCATTACAAAAGGGATCTTTTCTGGATTTGGAGCAGTATTTTTCATATTTTCTTTTACACTAGAAGAAGTAAAGACCTGAGAAGATGCAAAGACTAACAGAAAAAAGAAATATCTTATTGAAGTATTCAATTTTATTTACTTCTTTTTTTAATAATGCGCCTACGTTTTTTCTTTTGCCTCTCGGTCAGCAAATTCTTCTTATCTTTAAAAGGGTTATCACTATCTTTCATCCTGATAGATAATGGACTTCCAGATAAATCAAGATGTGCCCTAAAAAAATTCTCTAAATATTTAATGTAAGAGGCTTGAAGTAAAGAAGTATTATTGCCATGAATAATTATAGTTAAAGGGTTTTTACCTCCCAAATGGGCATACTTCAACTTAGGTCTAAATCTACCTGACATAGTTGGAGGCTGGTTTTCTATAGCTAGTCTTAATAGTGAATTCATCTCAGAAGTATCTAAATCTTGATTAGCTGCCTTATAAGTCTCGAGGGAAACTTTTAAGAGTTTACCTATCCCCTTTCCTTCTTTGGCTGAAATAAAAACACGCCTTATATAAGGAGAAAATCTAAGTTTTCTTTCTATCTGAATTTCCAGATCCTTCTTATCCTCAGCTTTCAAGATATCAACCTTATTAATACCTAAAATTACAGATTTTCCCATAGCTAATGTCAGACTTATTAAAGTAATATCTTGATCTACAATATTTTCAGAGCCATCAATTAATAAAATTGCTAAATGAGAATTTCTAATTGCAGAAATCGATTTTCTAACAAAAGACTTTTCATTAAACTCTTGAATTGACCTTTTTCGTCTCATCCCTGCTGTATCTACTATGGAAATTTTTTTACCTCTATATACAAATTCATCTTCTATAGAATCTCTTGTTGTGCCTGCTTCAGATGAAACTACCGCCCTTTCCTTTCCTAATAATTTATTTAATAAAGTTGACTTACCTACATTTGGCCTCCCAATAATAGTGACTGTCATATTTTTAGATCCTATGTCTTCGTCTTCAGATATATCTGACTCCCTCAGAATATCGCCTAAATCTCCTATACCTCTATTATGTGCTGCTGAAATATATAGAACTTCATCGTAGCCTAAGATGGAAAATTCATTAACTTCAGAATTATCAGAGACTGAATCTATTTTATTTACAACCGGAATTATTTTTTTATTAGCCTTTCTTAGTTTATTAGAAATTTCAGTATCCAAAGGTTGTAGGCCTTCTTTAGCATCTAAAATTAAAAGAAAAGTATCTGCTTCATCTATAGCAAATTCAGTTTGCTCTAAAATCTGTTGACTTAAATTTCCAGTAGCGCCTATACCCCCTGTATCAATCAAAACAATCGACGAATCTCTTAATTTGCCATACTTTCTATCTCTTGTTAATCCAGGATAATCAGCAACTACCGATGAGTTAGATCTAGTTAAAAGATTAAAGATTGTTGATTTACCAACATTTGGTCTGCCAATAAGGGCAACTATTGATGACATGCAAAACCTCGAAATGGATTTGTATGATTATAATAAATTAATTCACTGATAGTGATATTAATAAGCCCGATTTATCAGTTGCAAGGATAGAATTGGAAAAAGTTACTATATGATCTATTGCCTTACCAGAGATCTTCTTTCTACCTATCAAATCTCCATTCTTCGAATCAAGAATATGAATATATCCTTCTGAATCTCCTACAATAATATTACTCTGCAAGTTAACGGGCGACGTTAATCCTCTTAATTTTAATCCAGCTTGTTGCCAAAGAGTTATTCCTGTAGATAAACCGAAACCTTCAATTATATCTTTGGCGTTTATACCAACTATTCTAGACCTTACATTAGTTAAATCTTTTGTGGTTGAAAACTTTTCTTGCCATACAGGCCTACCATTTGTTAAATCTATAGAAGTAATATTTCCTTGGTAACTTGCAGCCACATAGAACTTTCCATCTATGACAGCCTGCCCATCTATATCAACTATTCTTTCAAGTTCTGACTTACCTTCGTTAATTGAAAGCGGCAATTCCCATCTAACCGAACCTGAGTCTGAAGAAATCATAACTGCTTTACCATTTGCAAAAGTAGCTATTACTTGACCTCCTGCTATTAGCGGAGTAGAAGTTCCTCTTAGACTTAGATTTGGAACTTTAGAGGAGTAAACCCAATCAATTGCACCACTTTTAAAATCAAGAGCTGTAACTTTTCCATCAGAAGTTTGAGCTATCACTATAGAACCATCTGTAACAGGAGGAGATAGAATTTCGCTTGTTAATTGAGTTCTCCATAACTGAATCCCATCCTTAGAGTTAAAAGCCACAATTTCTCCATCTAAGGTTCCAATGAAAATTTTCTTGTAACCAAATCCAGTGGAGGCAGAAATATAATCACGAGTTTTTTTAACCCATATTTCTTTTCCTGTAGTTGAAGATAAGGATACAATTTCTCCCTCACTAGAAGCAAAATAAATAAAATCATTAGTAATGACTGGTATATTAGAACCAAATCCTATTTCTGGACCTATCTTCTTCTTCCAAAGGATTGTAACTTTAGTCTTGTTATTAAATTCCTGTAATTCAGCAGGAAGTTCTATCTCTTCTTCATCATCGCCCCAAAATTTAAGCCCAGAAAGACTAGAAAAGTTTGCACATCCGGAGATCAAAATAATTAGTACAGAAAATAAAAGAAATTTGGGATTAAAATTTCTCATTTCTCATCTTTTAGATCAGCTATTTTCATAGAAATTATATTCCGTAAAAGTTGGCTTTGGTATAGATTTAATGCCTCTAAATAATTTATTTTAGCGCCCTCTAAGTCTCCTAATTTAATTAAGGCATCGCCTTTTAATTCGAATAATTCTGCAGACATAATCGATGCACTTTCTGCTAAGTCAATTGCTTCTTGAGGCCTATCTTCTAATAATAGCTTAATCAATCTTATTCTAGATATCTCTGCAAGAGGCTTCTCTTCAGAGAACCATGTATCAGAAGCCCTGTTCAGAACCCATCTCAGTTCTTTCTCAGCACTAATAGTGTCTTCTTTAGCAACATAGTATTTTGCTAAATAAAGGGCTAAAAGGTCTGCATAGCCAGAAGATAAATATTGATTTTTTATCCTTAGAGCCTCATCTATCATCTCATCCGAAGGCAATTCTCCTTCAATGTATGAACCAGTAAATTTTTCAAAGTCATTTGAAGCGTTGATAGAGGTTTTTAAGGAAGAATTTTTGAAATAATCCCAACTTAGAATCCCGATTGAAAATAATACTAAAATAGTCAATAAGAGATATTTATACTTATCCCACCATTCTCTTGCTTTTTCTAACTGCTCGTCTTCTGAAAAATTATTAGACATAACTAATTTATATAAGTTTTAATTTCTTTTACTAGATTTACAAAAGAAACTTCTTTTTGTTCTTTTTGATTTCTAAGATCTTTAATGGAAACCTTTTTTTTCTGTAGTTCATTATCTCCCAGTATTAATGCCAACCTTGATCCCTCCTTATCCGCTCTCTTTAATTGCGTAGCTAATTTTTCAGGTCCAAAGTGAAGCTTAATCTTTAACGAAGGAAGAGAATCTCGTATTTCTTCAGTTAATTTTTGAGCAACAGAAAAACTATTATCTCCTATGCAGATAAAATATGCATCCAATTGGTTAAATTTATCAGTAGATTGGTTATCCATTTGATCTAATAAAAGTATAACTCTTTCTAGTCCTATGGAAAAACCTACTCCAAAAGATTCCTTTCCACTTATTTTTTGAACCAATCCATCATATCTTCCACCTCCACAAATAGAATCTTGGGATCCTAATAGATTAGTTTTCCATTCAAAAACAGTATCATTATAATAATCTAAGCCTCTAACTAAATTTGAGTTCAATTCAAATTTTATACCACTATCTTCAAGTAAATTTAAAACTTCGCTTAAGTAATTTTTACTTTGCGAATCCAAAAAGTCATATATTTTTGGAGCATCTTTAAGAATATCTTGAATTTCTGAAGACTTTGAATCTAAAATTCTAAGTGGGTTTTTTTCAATTCTTGTTATAATTTCTTTATTGAAATCTGATTTAAAATTATCTAAATAACTTTTTAATTCGAAAGTATATTTCTTTCTCGAAGTTTCATTACCTAGACTATTTATTTCAAGCTTTATACCATCGTTTATCCCTATTGCCCTCCAGAGTCTAGCTGAGAGCATAATTACTTCAGCATCAATATTGGGCGTCTTCATTCCATAAGCTTCAACACTAGCTTGATGAAATTGTCGAAATCTTCCCTTTTGGGGTCTTTCATGTCGAAACATTGGCCCCATATACCAAAGTCTAGGGCTATCTGTTCTAATAAGATCATTTTCAAGACAAGCCCTTAAACAGCCTGCTGTACCCTCAGGCCTCAATGAAATGCTGTCTCCTCCTCTATCCAAAAAAGTATACATTTCTTTCGAAACAATATCAGTTTGTGCTCCTATAGAGCGATCAAATAATTCAGTAAATTCTAATAATGGGAATCTAATTTCTTCATACCCATAAGAACTAAATACATTTCTTATTTGATTTTCTATTAATTGCCAAGATTGTATTTCAGCTGGAATAATATCTTGCATGCCCCTTATAGTTTTAGTTTTGATCATAGTTAATTATTTTATTGATTTAATAATAACCTCATCAGTTTTTTTGTTGGAGGGCTCTTTGATCTTTCTTCTTATTAGTCTTTCGAAGTGATCAACCAAAGACTCACTATCTATTTTGTGATCAGGTTTCCCATCTATATAAATTAAATTCTTGGGTGAAGCTCCAGTAACGCCAATTGAAACATGCTTAGATTCTCCCGGCCCATTAACATAACAACCTATAACTGCCACATCTAGACTTTCTTGAATGTCTTCAAGTCTACTTTCTAATTGATTCATTGTACCAATAACATCAAAATTCATTCTAGAACAGCTCGGACAAGCAATAAAATTTATCCCCTTTGACCTTAATCTTAAGCTTTTTAAAATATCAAATCCTACCTTAATCTCATTTTCCGGTTCAGAAGCTAAAGAAATTCTTATTGTGTCCCCAATACCTTCCATTAATAATGAGCCGATACCAACTGATGATTTAACAGTGCCTGACCTAAACCCGCCTGCTTCTGTTATTCCAAGATGAAGGGGTTGATCTATCAAGTTAGATATTTTTTTATAACTTTCTATAGTCATATAAACATCTGACGCTTTAATACTTAATTTAAAATCGTCAAAATTCAAGGAGGACAGGATATCCACATGATTCATAGCTGACTCTACTAAAGCGTCTGGATTAGGCTCTCCATATTTCTTTTGCAGCTTCTTCTCTAATGAGCCTGCGTTAACACCAATTCTTAAAGGAATACTATTATCCTTAGCACAAGAAATAATTTCCTTGACCTTGCTCTTATTACCGATATTTCCTGGATTAATTCTAATACAATCTGCTCCAGCTTTAATTGACTTAATTGCCAAGCTATAATCAAAATGAATGTCTGCAACCAAAGGAATTAAAACTTGTTTTTTGATGGCTCTAAAACCTTCTAAAGATTCTTCATCTGGCACTGAAACTCTAATAATATCTGCACCAACCTTCTCCAATCTTTTAATTTGATGCACGGTTGAATCAACATCAGGCGTCTTGGTATTTGTCATGCTTTGGACAGTTATAGGTGCATCTCCTCCCACAGGCACATTTCCTACCATGATCTTTTTAGTTTTTCTTCTCTTATCTTGAAATGGTGAATTCATTACATGTTCCTGAAGGTAATACAATACAAGCAACATTAGTTGTCTTATTGTAAGATTTCATTAAATCAACTTTTTCTTCATTAAAAAACAAATCAACGTTATTAACATTACCGATTAAAACTCTTACCGGGAGCTCTACTTCTATATTAAGCGAAGACCCTTTCTCTTTTAAGCTATATTCTATAGATTTATTTCCATCTGACACCTCTACCCAACTTTCGCCAATAAAGTTCATTGATAATTTATCTACTAAACTTATAAATTCACCAATATTAAGATCTTCTTCTTGCAAAGAAATTAATCCTTCATCCTGTGCATACATCAATGTTTTCTCCTTAGATATGATGCCAGTATTGATATCCTTTTCTTGATCTGTGATTACAATGTCTATCTGCTCCACCTTATTTTCTTTAAAATTCATTGATTTAAATAAGTTAGAGATAGCTAACAATATGAAAAGAAAAGAAAGAAAAAGCCAATATTTGTATTTTTTTAAATTATAAAATATATCTTTTTTTGATAAATTCTCGTCTTTTTTTTCCGAGATATTTTTTGAAAATAAATAATTATTGTAAGATTTTAAGATCTTATCTGGATCAAGATCCAATTTTTTACAGTACGCTCTTAGATAGCCTTTTACGTAAGTTGGGCCTGGTAAACTATCATATTCTCTAGACTCTAAGGCTTCTAAAAATGAAACAGATATTTTTAACTCTTTAGACAAATCCTTAATTTTGAGGTTCTGTTTCTCTCTCTCTACTC is part of the SAR86 cluster bacterium genome and harbors:
- the hisS gene encoding histidine--tRNA ligase yields the protein MIKTKTIRGMQDIIPAEIQSWQLIENQIRNVFSSYGYEEIRFPLLEFTELFDRSIGAQTDIVSKEMYTFLDRGGDSISLRPEGTAGCLRACLENDLIRTDSPRLWYMGPMFRHERPQKGRFRQFHQASVEAYGMKTPNIDAEVIMLSARLWRAIGINDGIKLEINSLGNETSRKKYTFELKSYLDNFKSDFNKEIITRIEKNPLRILDSKSSEIQDILKDAPKIYDFLDSQSKNYLSEVLNLLEDSGIKFELNSNLVRGLDYYNDTVFEWKTNLLGSQDSICGGGRYDGLVQKISGKESFGVGFSIGLERVILLLDQMDNQSTDKFNQLDAYFICIGDNSFSVAQKLTEEIRDSLPSLKIKLHFGPEKLATQLKRADKEGSRLALILGDNELQKKKVSIKDLRNQKEQKEVSFVNLVKEIKTYIN
- the ispG gene encoding flavodoxin-dependent (E)-4-hydroxy-3-methylbut-2-enyl-diphosphate synthase: MNSPFQDKRRKTKKIMVGNVPVGGDAPITVQSMTNTKTPDVDSTVHQIKRLEKVGADIIRVSVPDEESLEGFRAIKKQVLIPLVADIHFDYSLAIKSIKAGADCIRINPGNIGNKSKVKEIISCAKDNSIPLRIGVNAGSLEKKLQKKYGEPNPDALVESAMNHVDILSSLNFDDFKLSIKASDVYMTIESYKKISNLIDQPLHLGITEAGGFRSGTVKSSVGIGSLLMEGIGDTIRISLASEPENEIKVGFDILKSLRLRSKGINFIACPSCSRMNFDVIGTMNQLESRLEDIQESLDVAVIGCYVNGPGESKHVSIGVTGASPKNLIYIDGKPDHKIDSESLVDHFERLIRRKIKEPSNKKTDEVIIKSIK
- a CDS encoding helix-turn-helix domain-containing protein, giving the protein MSEGLENSESSLLRVEREKQNLKIKDLSKELKISVSFLEALESREYDSLPGPTYVKGYLRAYCKKLDLDPDKILKSYNNYLFSKNISEKKDENLSKKDIFYNLKKYKYWLFLSFLFILLAISNLFKSMNFKENKVEQIDIVITDQEKDINTGIISKEKTLMYAQDEGLISLQEEDLNIGEFISLVDKLSMNFIGESWVEVSDGNKSIEYSLKEKGSSLNIEVELPVRVLIGNVNNVDLFFNEEKVDLMKSYNKTTNVACIVLPSGTCNEFTISR